Genomic segment of Archangium lipolyticum:
GGCTCGCGCTGGCCGGCCACGTCGAGCCCGCCCTCGGTGGTGAGCTCCTCGCGCCGCTCGGGCACCAGCGTCACCACGTCCGGCTTGTGCTCGTAGGCGATCTTCACCATCTCCTGGGTGGCCGCCATCTCCAGGTTGAGCAGCGTCTGCACGGTCTCCCGGAGGATGCGCAGATCCCGCTCCTGGATGTGCCGCCGGTCTTCCCGCAGGTGGATGGTGATCTGCCCGGCACCGGCCAGCTCGGCGATGGCCGCCGCCGTCACCGGATCCGGGTACGTGGTGCGCCGCGCCTGCCGCAGCGTCGCCACGTGGTCCACATTCACACCCAGTCGCTGTCCCATCTCGGCCGCTCCCTGCTGGCGCGCGTCTCAGAGCACGCGCGCCCTTCTATTGGCGGCCCGAGACCGGATGTCAACCGTTGAGCGCCTTGGAGAGCGCCTCGGCGATCTCCCGGGCGTACTGCTCGTTGCGCGCGGCGTCGGTGCCCTCGATGAGGACGCGGGCCTTGGGCTCGGTGCCGGAGAAGCGCACCAGCACCCGGCCCTCCTTGCCCAGCTTCTTCTCCACGTCCTGGATGGCCCTCATCACCGTGGGCAGCTCGCCCAGCTCGCGCTTCTGCTTGACGACCACGTTGACGAGCGTCTGCGGCACCGGCTCGAAGATGGAGGCCAGCTCGCTCACCGGCTTCTGCTGGCGGCACATGACGGCCAGCAGCTGCAGCGCGGCCAGGGTGCCGTCGCCCGTGGTGGTGTGGTCCGAGAAGATGAGGTGGCCGCTCTGCTCGCCACCGATGTTGTAGCCGTTCTTGCGCATCTCCTCGACGACGTAGCGGTCACCCACCTTGGTGCGGACGACCTTCACGCCCCAGCGCGACACCGCCCGCTCCAGGCCGATGTTGCTCATCACCGTGGACACGAGCGTCTTCTTCTTCAGCTCCTTGCGCGTGACGAGCTCGCCGGTGCAGATGGCCATGATGGCGTCGCCATCCACCACGTTGCCCTTCTCGTCCACGACGATGAGGCGGTCCGCGTCACCGTCGAGCGCGATGCCCACGTGCGCCCCGTGCTTCACCACCGCGCGGGACAGGTTCTCCGGGTAGAGCGCGCCGCACTTGTTGTTGATGTTCTTGCCGTCCGGCTGCACGCCCAGGGCGATCACCTTGGCGCCCAGCTCCTCGAGCACCGCCGGAGCCGTCTTGTAGGCGGCGCCGTTGGCGCAGTCGACGACGATGGTCATCCCCTCCAGCGTCAGCTCGCGGGGGAAGGTCGTCTTGAGGAACACGATGTAGCGCCCGCGCGCGTCCTCCAGGCGGAAGGCCCGGCCGATCTTCGTCGCGGTGGGGCGGATGGAGTCGATGGCGCCGCTGGCCACCAGCTCCTCAATCTTGGCCTCCGTCTCGTCCGGCAGCTTGAAGCCGTCGCGCCAGAAGAACTTGATGCCGTTGTCCTGGTACGGGTTGTGGGAGGCGGAGATGACGGCGCCGGCGTCGGCGCGCATCGAGGTGGTGAGGTTGGCGATGCCCGGTGTGGGCAGAGGACCCACCAGGTCCACATCCACGCCCATGGAGATGATGCCGGCGGCGAGCGCCTGCTCGAGCATGTAGCCGGACAGCCGCGTGTCCTTGCCGATGATGACGCGGTGACGGTGGGGCCCGTTGCGGATGAGGTGCGCGAGCGCTCGTCCGAGCTGCATCGCGACCTCCGCCGTCATCGGGTACACGTTGGCGACGCCCCGGACGCCGTCCGTGCCGAACAGTCTCTGCGACGCCCGCTCTTCCTTCGGGGGCATGTTCATCCTGTAAGCCATGGTGTGCCGCTCACCTTTCCCTATCCCTGGGCCGGCCTGAAGCCGGAACCTCCGACGCCGAGGGCTTATACCCTGCCCTCCACAGTGCCCGAAGCTAGGGAGTACGAGCCCCCTAAACAAGCTTGCGGCCAATCAGGCCGTCTCGCCCCGTGGTCGGTCGTCCCGGAGCGCACATCCGCCCTGAGGGGGCCACTCCCTCAGTCTCGTACTTTTCCCCCCAGGTAGAGAGACCCGCCCTCCCCCGCCGCGCGCACGGCATCCGCGACGGCGAGTGCGTCCCGCACCTCGGCCACGTCGTGCACGCGCACGAAGTCGGCGTCCCCCGCCGCGGCGACCACGGCCACGGAGCCCAATGTCGCCGCCAGACGCTCGTTCGCCGGCTTCCCCCCCGCCAGCTTCCCGAGGAAGGACTTCCGGCTGGTGCCCACCAGCACCGGCAGCCCCAGCACGCGCAGCTCCCCCAGCCGCCGCAGCAGGAAGAGGTTGTGCCCGAGCGTCTTGCCGAAGCCGATGCCCGGATCCACCAGCACACGCTCGCGCGGCACGCCCGCGGCCACCGCCCGCGCCACGCTGTCCTCCAGGAAGGCCAGCACCTCGTCCACCACGTCCTCGTAGTGGGGGTCCTTCTGCATCGTCTCGGGGGTGCCCTGGATATGCATCACGCAACAGGCCGCGCCCGCCTCGGCGGTCACACGGGGCAGCTCCGGATCGAAGAGAAAGCCACTGATGTCGTTGACGAGCACCGCGCCGGCCTTGAGCGCCTCGCGGGCCACCGCCGCCTTGGTGGTGTCCACGGAGATGGGCACCTCCGTGCGGGCGCGCAGGCCCTGGATGACGGGGACGATGCGGGCCACCTCCTCCTCGGCGGGCACGGGCGGAGAGCCGGGCCGGGTGGACTCACCGCCCACGTCCAGGATGTCCGCGCCCGCCTCGGCCAACCGCAGCCCATGCGCGATGGCCCGCTCGGTGTCGAAGTAGCGTCCACCGTCCGAGAAGCTGTCCGGAGTTACATTCACCACGCCCATGACGTAGGTGCGCGTCCCGAAGGTGAAGGTGCGTCCCCCCAGCACCAGTGATGCGGGTGGAGCCGGGGCCTCCAGCACGCGAGCCAGCGCCGTGCCCAGTCCGGCCAGCTCCGGCCGGACCTTCGCCTCGGACACCACGCGCTCGAACTGCTCCTTGCGTCCGGAGAGGAGCCCGGTGCCGGGGCGCGTGCGCTCGTCGCCCGCCACCCAGGAGGGGTACGCCTCGCGCCCGGCGGCCACCGGGGACGCGGAGAGGCCGGAGAGGAAGCGGCCCTGCTCGCGCTCCAGGCCAGTGAGCAGCACGTGCAGCGCGGGCAGCGTCCCGAGCAGGTGCTCGCGAGCGGAAGCAGGCAGCCCCATGCGAAGCAGGGCCGGCTCGAGGTCGGCGGGACGGTCGGCGCGGACGGGGCGGGCGCGAATCATGTCGGGTCGGCTCCGGGGACTCGGAAAGCAGAAGGGCCCTCCCCACGAGAGTGGAGAGGGCCCGGGTTCTACACGCAAGCGCGGCTCAGGCTACGCCTTGTTCGGCTCCATGTTGGGGATGCCATCGAGCGCGTCGAGGATCTTCCGCTTGTCCTTCTTCTCGGTGGACTTGGTGGGCGGAGCCACGACGCGGGGAGGCGGGCGCTCGCGGGTGAGCTGGCCACCCTGGAGGAGGATGTTGACGTCCTCGGCGTCCAGCGTCTCGTACTCCACCAGCGCATCGGCCACGCGCTTGAGGCCCTCGAGGTGCTCGGTCAGCAGCGCCTTGCCCTTCTCGTAGCAGCCCATGACGATGCCGCGCACCTCGGCGTCGATCTGCCGCGCGGTGTCCTCGGAGTAGTCCTTGGCCGAGTTGAAGTCGCGGCCCAGGAACACCTCACCGTCGCTCTTGCCGAAGGCCAGGGGCCCCAGCTTGTCGCTCATGCCCCAGCGGCACACCATGGCGCGCGCCGTCTCGGTCGCACGCTCGATGTCGTTGGACGCACCCGAGCTCATCTCGTTGAAGATCAGCTCCTCGGCGATGCGGCCGCCCATGGCCATGGTGATCTGATCGAGGATCTGCTTCTTGTACCCGTTGACCTTGTCCTCGGTGGGCAGGCTCCAGGTGAGACCCAGGGCCTGGCCGCGCGGGATGATGGTGACCTTGTGGAGGGGATCGCAGCCGGGCAGCAGCTTGGCGATGAGAGCATGGCCCGCCTCGTGGACGGCCGTGTTCTTCTTCTCCTTCTCGGTCATGATCATGGACTTGCGCTCGGGGCCCATGAAGACCTTGTCCTTGGCCTGCTCGAAGTCGCTCAGGTCCACGCGCTCCTTGTTCTGACGCGCGGCCATGAGGGCCGACTCGTTGACCAGGTTCTCCAGGTCCGCGCCCGTCATGCCCGGAGTTCCGCGGGCGATGACCTCGAGGTCCACTTCCGGAGCCAGCGGCACGCGGCGGGTGTGCACCTTGAGCACGCCCAGGCGGCCCTTCAGGTCGGGGCGCGGCACCACGATGCGGCGGTCGAAGCGGCCCGGGCGCTGCAGCGCGGGATCCAACACGTCCGGACGGTTGGTGGCGGCGATGAGGATGACGCCCTCGTTGGACTCGAAGCCGTCCATCTCCACCAGCAGCTGGTTGAGCGTCTGCTCGCGCTCGTCATGACCACCGCCGAGGCCCGCGCCACGGTGACGGCCCACGGCGTCGATCTCGTCGATGAAGATGATGCAGGGGGCGTTCTTCTTGCCCTGCTCGAACAGATCGCGCACGCGGCTGGCGCCGACGCCCACGAACATCTCCACGAAGTCCGAGCCGGAGATGGAGAAGAAGGGCACGCCGGCCTCACCGGCCACGGCACGGGCCAGCAGCGTCTTGCCGGTACCCGGAGGGCCCATCATCAGCACGCCCTTGGGGATGCGGCCGCCCAGCTTGGTGAACTTCTTGGGATCCTTGAGGAAGGCGACGATCTCCTCGAGCTCCTCCTTGCACTCGTCGGCGCCGGCCACGTCCGCGAACGTGACCTTGTTGTGGCTCTCATTGAGGAGCCGCGCCTTCGACTTGCCGAAGGTCATCGCCTTGCCGCTCCCACCCTGGAGCTGGCGCATGAAGAAGATGAAGAAGAGGAACAGGAAGACGACCGGCATCCACTGGCCGAGGATGGTGAGCCAGAGGCTGTTCTGCTCCTCCCGCTCGTACTTCACGTCCACGTTGTTCTTGCGCAGCTGCTCGAGAACGGTGGCGTCGGCCTCGGGGCCGGTGGTCCGGAACTTCTCCTCGGTGTCGGTGTAGACACCCGAGTAGGTGTTCCCCTTGACCGAGACGGCCCGGACCTTCTTGTCCTCTACCTTGGCGAGGAACTGCGTGAACGTCGGTTCCTGGACCTGGTCGTTGCTCGTGGAGAAGAAGTTGTAGAAGGCGACGAAGAGGACGATCAGGATGACCCAGAGGCCGATGGTCTTGTAAGTCGAACGCACGTGTCAGCTGCCCTTTCGGTGCTCGGCAGGATGAGGGCACGGTCAAAAAGGCCTAGCATTTCGACCGTTTGTCACGACACCGGGTGTGTGACCCGTTTGTCGGACGGTATCAGCAACAGCAAAAACGCCTCAACTATTTTGGGGGTTCCACCCCCCCACATCCTCCGCGGTGGTCGACTCTATAACGGAGTCGTCCCGAGCATGCCCGGGACTGGAGGCGAGGCCCACAGAAAGAGGCGTACAGCCCGCGAGGGTGTGGAATTCCAGACCCCTGGAATCCAGAGGACGAGCCCCTCGGCGTCCGTCACCACGGGCAGCGAGTCGCGGCGCTCGCCGGGAATGCGCCGGTCCACCAGCACATCCTGCAGCTTGCGCGAGCCGGCGGGCCCTCGGACCCGGTCGCCGGGCCGCCGCGTCCGCACGGTGAGGGGCCAGCGCGTCTCCTCCGGCAGCGACAGGCCCAGGGTTCCTGGGGGCGGAGCGACCGCCGCCACGGTGAAGCGCCAGCCCGTTCCCTCCTGGAGTCCCGAGGCCCCCTCCCCCGCCAGTACCAGCTCCGGAGGAGGTGGAGTGCTCCCACCCCGGCGCACGCAGCGCACGCGCCCGCCCGCCGTGTGGAGCTGAAGGCCGCCGGGCTCGTGGCCTCCGCCCAGCGTCACCGGCCGGCCCGTCTCCACCGCGCTCAGCGCCCGGGCGAGGGAGGCATCGTCCACCGTCGCCCCCGCCTCGGTCAGCAGGCGGGCCAGCACCCGGCGTCGCAGGGGCGGCTCCAGGGCGCGCACCCCCACCGCGTCCAGGCTCCCATCCGGCAGGGTGAGCCGGACCCGGGCGCCGTCGGCCAGCTCGCCCAGCAGGGCCTCGTCCTCGGCGGCCAGGCGGGCGAAGGTGGCCAGGTGCGGTACCACGGGGAAGCCCGCGGCGCGCACCAGCACGGGCAGCACCTCATATCGGATGCGGGTGCGCAGGAACGCGGGGTCCACGTTCATGGGATCCATGACGAAGGAGATTCCCTGCTCGGCCAGGAAGGCCTCCACCTCCTCCCGCGTACGCTCGATGAGCGGGCGGACGAGGAACGGACGTACCCTGTGGATGCCGACAGCGCCCCGGAGGGCGGTGCCCCGCACCAACCGCATGAGGAGCGTCTCCGCCTGGTCGGACGCCGTGTGCGCGGTGGCAACTACTTGGAGCCCCAACTCCCGCCGCAGGGTCTCCAGCGCCGAGTAGCGGGCCTCGCGCGCCCGCGCCTCCACGCCGGAGCCCGGCGACAGGTTCAACCGGCGCACATGGCAGGGCAGCCCCCAATGGGCGGCCAGCCGGGCGACCGCCTCCACCTCTCCCCGGGCCTCGGGCCGCAGGCCATGGTCGAGCGTGGCCACCTCCACCCTCAAGGAGAGGGACTCGCGCACCCGCGCGGTGCCCACGAGCAGCGCGGACGAGTCCGCGCCCCCCGAGACGGCCAGCAGCACCGAGCCCCCCACCAGCCCCAGCTGCCGGTAGGTGCGCTCCAGGGCCGTCGAGAAAAGGACGCTCGTTTCACCAGTGGAGGGCATTGAACAGGGGAAGGAATCAGAATCGAGCGAGTCGGGTTACACCGGATGCAGCCGGTTGAAGGGGCGCAAGACGATTCTTATGATCGTCACGGAGGTCGCGAGGGTCGGGAGGGTCGGGGAAAAGATGGTGGGGGGAAATGGTCGCGCGACGCAAAATGTTCTGAACGTGGATTTTTGACGGAGTTGGGCCTAGGGGTCCCCCCCCTCCCCCTCTGGGCCCACGGGGCCGCCGGGATCAGTCCTGGCGGTCCTTCTTTCCGGAAAGCCCCGGGTTCTCGCCATGAGGACCCGGGGCTTTCCCTTTTGCGGGTTTTTTTCCCAGACGGCGTCAGTCCGGGTGCATACGCTGTGTGAGCACTCCGAAACCGTTGACCCGTCAGGGAGACTGTCGGATAACGGCACCGGTGTGTTCAGGTCGTCACCTCGTATCCGCTCCGGAGACCCAGGTATGGCAGGCACCGACAAGCGCAAGCAGTCCCTGTACTTCCCCGAGGAGATGCTCAAGGAGATCCAGGAGGAGGCCAATCGCCAGGACCGCTCGCTCTCGTGGGTCGTGCAGCAGGCCTGGAAGATCGCTCGCGATCGTATCAAGTCGTTCCCCGCCGTGAACGACGTCACGGGCGACGAGCGGCAGGACCCTCGCGAGGAAGGAAGGTCCTAGCCCTCATGGCCGCAACCGATCATCGAAAGCAGAGCCTCTATTTCCCCGAGGACATGTTGGACGAAATCCAGCGCGAGGCGACGCGGCAGGATCGCTCGCTCTCGTGGATCGTCCAGCAGGCATGGAAGGTAGCTCGGGCCGAGCTGCGCAAGATGCCGTCGCCCAATGACGTGTTCGGGCCGACGCCCTCGCGGCCAGACGGCTCGGGAGATTCGCAGTCCTGAAGCGTGCGCGCCACGCGCCGCCGGCCTACTGCACCACGGGCCGGCCCGGCCGGGCGCAATTGACGAAGACGATCCGCTCAGCCTCCTCCAGAGGCTGTTTGTCCGTGGCGTGGTTCTTCCGCAGATAGGCCTCGGTGAGGTTGGCGTCCGTGGCCTTGCCGTCCGTCGCGCTCGCCGTGACGGGGTTGCGTGACAGGTCCTTGCCCGCGTCCTTGAAGATGACGCCGTACCCGTCCCCTCCTCCGAGGAGGAACTCGGCCATGGCCACGCGGTAGCGGATGGAAGGATCCGCGCGCGGCGGCAGCGGCACCGTGCGGTCCTTCACCTTGAGCCCCACCACGCGCTGGCCCATGGGGCGCGAGCAGTCCACGCGCACCGTGGTGCCCTCGGACACGTGCAGGAAGGCGCCGTCCGGCGAGACGATGGGCTGCTCCTCCGGGGACAGCGCCTCCACCGAGTGCTCGAACATGTCCACCAGCTGCTTCTCGGTGAGGTCCACCGTGATGACGGCGTTCTCGAAGAGGAGGATCTCGTGCAGCAGGCCGTTCTTCAGGGGGCCCCTGGGCACGGAGGTGCGGGTGACGCACAGGCCCTCGGCGCGCAGCGAGCCCCCGTTGACGATGCCGAGCTCGGCGGGGGCCTTGGAGCCGTCCTCCGCGTGGAGGAAGGCGTCCGCGGCGAGCTGGCCGAGCGCGTTGTTGTCGTGCCGGGTGAAGGGCTTGTCGAGGAAGACGTCCTGGGCCAGGTAGCCGACGATGGAGTTCGGATCGTCCACCAGCGGCTGGCACTGGTCGTTGAACTGCATGCAGCCGAGACCCGGCGCGAGGGCCACGGCGAGAACGGCGGCGGTGAGCGTGCGGGACATCAGTTGCGGGCCCTCAGGGTGAGGAAGGCGGAGACGCCCTCGCGTGGCAGCAGGCCGGACATGCGGTCCGGGCGGGGGACGTCGTCGCGCAGGTCGGAGTCGAAGACGTTGTGCACCACCACGGCCAGCTCGAAGCGGTCGGCGATGGGCTCGGTGCGCAGTTGCGCGGTGATGAGGCTGTAGGAGGGAATCTTGTAGCGGCGGATGAGCTCCAGCACGCTGCGGGTGTTGTTGCGCCGCTCGGCACCGGCGCGCACCACGAGATCGAAGTTGATGAAGTCACCGATGGGCATGGACACGCCCGCGTTGAAGCGCGCCTGGGGGATGTCGGTGAGGTACTTGTGGTTGGTGGGCAGCTCCTGGTCCTCGGCGCGGAAGAGGCTGGCGTTCACCCACGCGTTGGCGCGCTTGGAGGCCTCCAGCCGGGCCTCGCCCTCCACGCCGTAGACGAGCACGCCCAGCTCGCGGTTGCGCACCGGGACGATGTTGCCCGAGATGTCCACGGCCATGATGGGGTTGGAGAAGCTCTCGAGGAAGGCGTTGGTGCGCAGACGCACGCGCGCATCACCCGCGGCCTGGACGAGATCCGCGCCGACCTCGAAGGTGTTCACCACGGCGGGCTTCAGGTCCGCGTTTCCCTCGAAGCGGCCCTGGTTGTAGTCCGTGTCCGGGATGGTCTCCACCAGCTCCTGGAGCGTGGGCGGACGGAAGGCGCGGCCGTAGAGCAGCTTGAGGACGAGCGAGTCCGTGGCGGAGAAGACGAGCCCCACGCGCGGGTTGATGGTGGGCACCAGGTGGGTGCCGGTGATGAGGTTGGAGTCGTCGACGGTGGGCAGCTGGGTGGCGTCCACGCGCACGCCGAGGGTGAGCGTGAGCGGCTCCACCACCGTCCACTGGTCCTGCGCGAAGGCGCCCAGCGACAGGCGCCGCGCGGCCGCGCCATCGGCGAGCTCGAGGATGTCCACCAGCCCCTCGGGCGTGGTCAGCTCGGCACGGCGCCGGCTGTCGAGGGTGTAGTTCGTCGCGTAGCTGTAGTCGCCCAGCATCTGCAGCTCGCCCACGGCCCCCACCGAGAGCCGGTTGCCCTCGAACAGGGAGATGTCCGAGTCCACGCTGACGCCGATCGTGCGCACGGTGACGCGGGTCTGCTCCTGCATGCCCTCGGGGAAGAGCTGGTTGTCGTCGGGGCCGGTGCGGAAGTCGTTCGGGCCGATGTGGAAGAGCCGATCCGTGTGCTGCTGGTCCCCGTAGAGGCGCGCGCGCAGCCGCACCTGCTCGTTCAGCTCGTGCTCGTAGGTGACGTCGCCGAGGAACACCTGCCACCCCAGGCGCGAACCCGGGCCCGCGGTGTCGAAGAGGCCCATCAGGGCATCGCGGTCCTCGGAGATCAGCCGCGCGGAGACGTTGAGGTGCCCCTTGGGCGCCACGTCGAGCTCGGCCCCCAGGCCCAGGTTGAGCAGGAAGCGTCTGTCCTGGGTGTAGCCGACGGGATCCAACGGGTCGCGCATCTTCTGGGCGAGCGTCTCCGCGTCGAGCGCGTCCGTCTCGATGGGGGAAGAGTCCCCCTGCTGGTACCAGACGTCCGCGTCACCGAAGAGCTTGAAACCGCCGAAGGAGTGGGCCCCGGAGGCGTGACCATCGAAGGAGGTGGCCAACCGGTCGTCGAGCGCGGGAAAGCCGCCACCGGAGACGGCCGCGAGGAAGCCCTCGTTCCGCCAGGTGACGAGGTTCACCACGGCGAGGAAGGCGCCAGCGCCGTACAGCGCCGAGCCGGGCCCACGGATGACCTCGATGCGCTCGAGGTTCTCCACCGGCAGGTTCATCAGCGCCTTGCCATCGAAGAAGTTGTTGAGGCGCTGGCCATTGAGGAGGAAGAGCACCTCGGCGTCATTGCGCAGGCCGCGGATGGCGACGCGGTGGAAGCCCTGCACGTCGCGGCTGATGGTGAGGCCGGGCACCACGTCCAGCACGTCCGCCACCGTGCGGGCCCCGAGCGCGCGGATCTGCTCGCGCCCGAAGGAGGCGCCGATGGCGGGCACCTTCTTCACCGACTCCTCGTGCCGGGTGGCGAGCGCCAGGGTGTCCTCGGCGGTGTAGAGGGCCAGGTCCTCCTCCAGCGCGGAGCGCTCGGGCGGGGGCTCGGTGGGCTCGGCTGGCCGCGAGGACCGTGCGAGGGCCGAGCGCGAGGAGGCATTCTCCGGGTCCGGGGGCAGGTCGGCGGACAGTGCCGCCATGGCGTCATCGGAAGACGTGGCCTTCCGGGTCGGCTCGGCCCGGGTCTCGGCCTTCGGAGCCGGTTCCGCCTTCTGCGCCGGCTCGGCCTTCTGCGCCGGCTGACCCCTCCGGGTGGACTCGGCTCTGCGGGAAACGGGCTCCGGCTCGGAGGTCCGGGCAGACGCGGCCGAGGCAGCGGCACGCGGCGTGGGAGCCGGCTCCGGAGCGGGCCGGGACGTGGTGAGCGGGGTTCGCGTGGAGGGCACCTGCCCCACGACGATGACGCGGACCGGGCGGGTGGCGCTCTTGAAGAGAGGCACGCGGTCCCCGTCGGGGGTGTAGCCCTCCATGTAGTACTCGACGCCGGGCGGCGCGACGTTCGTCCCGGGGATGACACCCCGGTAGAGATCGCCGTACTGCAACTCCATGGGCGCTTCCGTATAGGGCTCGCCGGGTCCCCGGTAGCGGATGACGACGCGCTGGATGCGCTGGGTCCCGGTGAGCACGCCGTCGACCACCAGCGTCGCCCCGGGCTCCGCCTGGGCGGGCGCGGTGTGGAGCAGGGTCGACTGCTCCTGGGCGGAAACAGGCAACGCCGCGAGGAGCACCAGCGCGACGAGGATGGTGGGGGGGCTCGGGAGTGCGGACTTCACGGGTAATCCGGATGCTCCTCCGAGGGGTTCGGTACGTCAAGGAAGGGGGGTGGGCCCGGCCGCCGAATTTTTGCCGGGGTGGCGGGCGCGTGCGAGTTGTGACCGTCCATGCGCGCGTCGCTCGCTCTCCACCTCGCCCTGTTCCGCCGCCAGAAAGCCCAGATCGCCCGGGCCATCGAGGGGCAGTCGGTGGCCTTCCGGGCCTATGAGGCCCGCTACCGCCGGCGCACCTCGGAGTATCGGAGGGTGCTGCCCGCCTCGGCGGTGTCCCAGCAGGTGCAGGCGGCGGACGTGGTGTACGTGGGCGACTACCACACGCTGCCGCTGGCACAGGAGACGTACCTGGAGCTCGTCGAGGGCACGCGTGAGGCGGGCCGCCGCGTGGTGCTCGCGCTCGAGTGCGTGGAGGGCCGTCACCAGTCAGCGGTGGAGGCATATCTGGCGGGCCGCCTCGCGGAGCGCTCGCTGCTCGCCCGCCTGGGCCATGGCGTGGGCCAGGGGAACGGGGCCTGGTCGGGCCTGCGCTCGCTGCTGGCTTACGCGAAGCGTCATCGGCTGCAGGTGGTGGGCATCGACCGGCGGGCGCAGGGCGAGCGCTCCCTGGAGCTGCGGGACGCGTACGCGGCGGAGCGGATCGCCCGGGCGGTGCGGGCGGAGGATCGGCCGCGGGTGATGGTGCTGGTGGGCCAGTACCACGTGGCGCCCTGCCATCTCCCGGCGCAGGTGGAGCGGGCACTGGGCGAGGGGCACGGGCTGCGCGGGCTCGTGGTGTACCAGAACGCCGAGGGCGTGTACTGGCGGCTGGCGCGCGAGGGCAAGGCGGGCGCGGCGCAGGCGGTGGAGCTGCCGGACGGCTCGCTGTGCCTGCTGAACGCCTCGCCGGTGGTGTGCCAGCAGAGCTTCCTGGACTACCTGGAGGCGGAGTCCGGGGACTCGCCGCTGCGGGAGCGGAGCGCGGCGGAGCGCTTCCGGGAGATGGCGAGCCTCATCGGGCGGCTGGCGGGAGTACCGGTGGGCCGGGCACTGGACGAGGTGGAGGTGGTGACGGCGGCGGACGAGGACGCGCTGGTGCGCATCCAGCAGCGGGGCCGCTTCACGCAGGGCGAGCTGCTGCAACTGCGGCGGCACATCCTGTCGCGGGAGAGCTGCTACATCCCCCGGGCGCGGACGGCGTACCTGGCCTCGCTGTCGCTGAACCACGCGGCCGAGGAGGCGGCGCACTTCGTGCGGCACTGCGCGGTGGGAGACGCGATGGATTCTCCGCGGCGGGCCTCGGACGCGTTCTACGCGCGGTGCCTGGAGGAGGCGCTGGGGTTCTTCGGCTCGAAGCTGGTGAACCCGCGGCGCAGCTGCCTGGGCCCGGGCGAGTGGGCACTGCGCTTCGCCCAGGCACGAGGCGTGGAGCGGCAGATCGCCGCGTTCGTGCTTGCACACAAGGCGGCGGAGGTGGAGGTGCCCGACGAGGCGGTGAAGCTGCTGCCCCTGCGC
This window contains:
- a CDS encoding TonB-dependent receptor plug domain-containing protein gives rise to the protein MKSALPSPPTILVALVLLAALPVSAQEQSTLLHTAPAQAEPGATLVVDGVLTGTQRIQRVVIRYRGPGEPYTEAPMELQYGDLYRGVIPGTNVAPPGVEYYMEGYTPDGDRVPLFKSATRPVRVIVVGQVPSTRTPLTTSRPAPEPAPTPRAAASAASARTSEPEPVSRRAESTRRGQPAQKAEPAQKAEPAPKAETRAEPTRKATSSDDAMAALSADLPPDPENASSRSALARSSRPAEPTEPPPERSALEEDLALYTAEDTLALATRHEESVKKVPAIGASFGREQIRALGARTVADVLDVVPGLTISRDVQGFHRVAIRGLRNDAEVLFLLNGQRLNNFFDGKALMNLPVENLERIEVIRGPGSALYGAGAFLAVVNLVTWRNEGFLAAVSGGGFPALDDRLATSFDGHASGAHSFGGFKLFGDADVWYQQGDSSPIETDALDAETLAQKMRDPLDPVGYTQDRRFLLNLGLGAELDVAPKGHLNVSARLISEDRDALMGLFDTAGPGSRLGWQVFLGDVTYEHELNEQVRLRARLYGDQQHTDRLFHIGPNDFRTGPDDNQLFPEGMQEQTRVTVRTIGVSVDSDISLFEGNRLSVGAVGELQMLGDYSYATNYTLDSRRRAELTTPEGLVDILELADGAAARRLSLGAFAQDQWTVVEPLTLTLGVRVDATQLPTVDDSNLITGTHLVPTINPRVGLVFSATDSLVLKLLYGRAFRPPTLQELVETIPDTDYNQGRFEGNADLKPAVVNTFEVGADLVQAAGDARVRLRTNAFLESFSNPIMAVDISGNIVPVRNRELGVLVYGVEGEARLEASKRANAWVNASLFRAEDQELPTNHKYLTDIPQARFNAGVSMPIGDFINFDLVVRAGAERRNNTRSVLELIRRYKIPSYSLITAQLRTEPIADRFELAVVVHNVFDSDLRDDVPRPDRMSGLLPREGVSAFLTLRARN
- a CDS encoding ChaN family lipoprotein, with protein sequence MRASLALHLALFRRQKAQIARAIEGQSVAFRAYEARYRRRTSEYRRVLPASAVSQQVQAADVVYVGDYHTLPLAQETYLELVEGTREAGRRVVLALECVEGRHQSAVEAYLAGRLAERSLLARLGHGVGQGNGAWSGLRSLLAYAKRHRLQVVGIDRRAQGERSLELRDAYAAERIARAVRAEDRPRVMVLVGQYHVAPCHLPAQVERALGEGHGLRGLVVYQNAEGVYWRLAREGKAGAAQAVELPDGSLCLLNASPVVCQQSFLDYLEAESGDSPLRERSAAERFREMASLIGRLAGVPVGRALDEVEVVTAADEDALVRIQQRGRFTQGELLQLRRHILSRESCYIPRARTAYLASLSLNHAAEEAAHFVRHCAVGDAMDSPRRASDAFYARCLEEALGFFGSKLVNPRRSCLGPGEWALRFAQARGVERQIAAFVLAHKAAEVEVPDEAVKLLPLRKDRLFHGVSHALGYLLGDALYRGFDGDQVDKADLRALFRNPLEDPRATYFDWVRRLSV